From a single Nakaseomyces glabratus chromosome F, complete sequence genomic region:
- the ARA2 gene encoding D-arabinose 1-dehydrogenase (NAD(P)(+)) ARA2 (CAGL0F06061g~Ortholog(s) have D-arabinose 1-dehydrogenase [NAD(P)+] activity and role in dehydro-D-arabinono-1,4-lactone biosynthetic process) — protein MTVDHNDITKVSKIILGGATLNTQYNDNPEEVPIVDMLKHAFTNGINAIDTSPYYGPSEIIFGQALHKLKSPDEDGLSFTRDQYYICTKVGRIKLEEFDYSPKAVRASVLRSCERLDTDYLDLVYLHDVEFVEFTKSMEALKELRKLKEEGVIRHFGLSGYPVKYLAFLCNECAKHPEIGPLDAVLSYCNYNIQNTTLEKYINSIRKDAKVKLLSNASILGMSLLRSQGIHSFHPASDELKAKCRQAAEYTHKHGVEIQDLANRYAMFNWHKYGPTVIGVSNVAELQDAIIDYQITEKDKLPENDIKLVKHIQEEILGTEHYNETWDSGIPHPELP, from the coding sequence ATGACAGTAGACCACAACGATATAACTAAAGTCTCTAAAATCATTCTGGGTGGGGCAACTTTAAACACCCAATACAATGATAACCCTGAAGAAGTTCCAATTGTTGACATGCTGAAACATGCATTTACCAATGGTATTAATGCAATTGACACTTCACCTTATTATGGGCCAAGTGAAATAATTTTTGGTCAGGCTCTCCACAAGTTGAAATCTCCAGATGAAGATGGCCTATCCTTTACAAGAGATCAATATTACATTTGCACTAAAGTTGGTCGGATAAAGCTCGAGGAATTTGATTACTCACCTAAAGCTGTGAGAGCATCCGTTTTGAGATCATGTGAACGACTAGATACAGACTACTTAGATCTTGTCTATCTACATGATGTTGAATTTGTAGAATTTACCAAAAGCATGGAAGCTTTGAAAGAGTTGAGAAAGTTGAAAGAGGAAGGTGTTATCAGACATTTTGGGCTATCTGGATATCCTGTCAAGTATCTAGCATTTTTGTGCAACGAATGCGCAAAACACCCAGAAATAGGGCCACTTGATGCTGTTCTATCATACTGTAATTATAATATCCAGAACACTACACTTGAAAAATACATCAATTCTATAAGAAAGGACGCAAAAGTCAAATTGCTTTCTAATGCTTCTATTCTTGGGATGTCATTGCTAAGATCACAAGGTATACATTCGTTCCACCCAGCTTCGGATGAACTAAAGGCAAAGTGTAGACAAGCTGCAGAATACACTCATAAACATGGGGTTGAAATCCAGGACCTAGCCAATAGATATGCCATGTTTAATTGGCATAAATATGGCCCAACAGTTATCGGTGTGAGTAACGTTGCTGAGCTTCAGGATGCAATTATTGACTATCAGATCACCGAAAAGGACAAACTGCCTGAGAATGATATCAAATTAGTTAAGCATATCCAAGAGGAAATTCTTGGCACAGAACATTACAACGAAACCTGGGATTCAGGTATTCCACATCCAGAATTGCCTTGA
- the SUB1 gene encoding chromatin-binding transcription coactivator SUB1 (CAGL0F06039g~Ortholog(s) have chromatin binding, transcription coactivator activity): protein MSYYSRYRKKNNNNGGASPGNNGGNLNLAAGLGQPDAIFDLGKNKRVTVRQFRNINLIDIREYYMDNATGEMRPGKKGISLTEDLYDEFLRHRLNIDDALRRLGSKRPRTKTVRLLSDDEDEEADEKPISSSSEKQEAIRENKDKDSNKNSASTNSKKHKKEGEEVEEPKKKQKKPAPPTLLPHEEKIRNLELEANATIIVPSKGKVTPPPTSDAQSQPQLPPLATVSDAPAHTESTTGKADIANLVDHHDNSTDEEFAKTLEAEMNRADDDESEEE from the coding sequence atgtCATACTACAGCAGGTAtagaaagaagaacaataacaatggtGGTGCAAGTCCAGGAAACAATGGTGGGAACTTAAATCTTGCTGCAGGATTAGGGCAACCTGATGCTATCTTTGATCTTGGGAAGAATAAGAGAGTTACAGTTAGGCAATTCAGGAACATCAATTTGATTGATATCAGAGAATATTATATGGACAATGCTACTGGCGAAATGAGGCCCGGTAAGAAAGGTATATCTCTAACGGAAGATCTTTATGATGAGTTTTTAAGACATAGATTAAACATAGATGATGCTCTAAGAAGACTGGGCTCAAAGAGACCACGTACCAAAACTGTACGTCTATTGTCGGATGACGAGGATGAAGAGGCAGATGAAAAACCtatttcctcttcttcGGAGAAACAGGAAGCTATCAGGGAAAACAAGGACAAAGATTCCAACAAAAACTCTGCTAGTACCAACAGCAAGAAGCACAAGaaagaaggagaagaagtcGAAGAGCctaaaaagaaacaaaagaaaccaGCACCACCTACATTGCTACCTCACGAGGAGAAGATACGGAATTTGGAATTAGAGGCCAATGCTACTATCATCGTTCCTAGCAAAGGTAAAGTAACACCTCCACCAACCAGCGATGCACAGTCTCAGCCTCAACTGCCACCACTGGCAACAGTCAGCGATGCTCCAGCACATACAGAATCGACGACAGGCAAAGCAGATATTGCCAATCTTGTTGACCATCACGACAATTCAACCGATGAAGAATTTGCCAAGACTCTGGAAGCTGAGATGAATAGAGCTGACGATGATGAAAGTGAAGAGGAGTAA
- the MSN2 gene encoding stress-responsive transcriptional activator MSN2 (CAGL0F05995g~Putative transcription factor similar to S. cerevisiae Msn2p; involved in response to oxidative stress): MSVEQEPSSWSTQMENMFSLNIQDQNADVKYQSPLTPNYMSLDIYQGHKADIASNRGDANNDNGDDNEIASARGESNGRDTDNGINTNTTTTTNSSTVETNMTTTPATLDDFLMNFDSGATTATGKDKNPLVSDKPLGTHLQMNFVDSSSNGALPFSDQKGRRATIYNGFFESMHLDTMLDDYLSTELLLNEKPNGSNNNNDDDETVANERRHSEVVTGNTINLASARNSISHGVDFWNVDSHRKRGSNNGLHRDGHVNKSITRRATGGTEKHLTDDSLLLDSDISSHKIDNELSQILSDYNMNFKPGTEESPLKYNTADYYNFDGNSEDVSHSSAGQSHRPFMKNPHRASLPILSEATPPEYDLDIKKKQPDVSIFKDIPWESFNAEGADENDLSVANQNFYNPEIISSPKSPNDKFIKPTMILSDASLAEVEMMNNSIKSLNTSLDISIPPDVLNKDLKESWQNSQSRKSISGSSGRRRSSAALSMSNFNNNLHFNINASKSNPRRKSKPSISPNSSLLSSNIDRNNDIDKPFGCHLCSKAFKRSEHLKRHVRSVHSTDRPFSCHLCEKKFSRSDNLSQHIKTHKKSGSTSTTKE, encoded by the coding sequence ATGAGTGTGGAACAGGAGCCTAGCTCGTGGTCGACACAGATGGAAAACATGTTCTCGCTCAATATACAGGACCAGAATGCCGACGTGAAGTATCAGTCGCCATTGACACCGAACTACATGTCTCTGGATATATACCAGGGCCATAAGGCGGACATTGCGAGCAATCGTGGTGATGCCAACAATGACAACGGCGATGACAACGAGATTGCTTCTGCGCGTGGGGAAAGCAATGGCAGAGACACAGACAATGGGATTAACACAAACACCACGACCACGACCAACTCGAGTACGGTTGAGACCAACATGACGACGACACCTGCGACGCTGGACGACTTCTTGATGAACTTTGACTCTGGTGCGACCACAGCGACTGGCAAGGACAAGAACCCGCTGGTGTCGGATAAACCGTTGGGCACTCACCTACAGATGAATTTTGTCGATAGCTCTTCTAATGGTGCGTTGCCTTTCAGCGACCAAAAGGGCAGAAGGGCAACTATATACAACGGCTTCTTCGAGTCCATGCACTTGGACACCATGCTGGATGACTACTTATCCACAGAGCTGTTACTAAATGAAAAACCTAACGGTAGCAATAACAACAACGATGACGACGAAACTGTTGCCAATGAGAGAAGACACAGTGAAGTAGTTACCGGGAATACCATTAACTTGGCCTCTGCTAGAAATTCTATTTCACACGGTGTCGACTTCTGGAACGTCGACTCCCATAGGAAAAGAGGTTCCAATAATGGCTTACATCGGGATGGTCATGTAAATAAAAGTATTACCAGAAGAGCCACAGGCGGGACCGAAAAACATTTGACTGACGATAGCTTACTTCTTGACAGTGACATCTCTTCTCACAAAATAGACAACGAACTGTCACAGATCTTAAGCGACTACAATATGAACTTCAAGCCAGGGACAGAGGAGTCTCCACTGAAATACAACACAGCAGACTACTACAATTTTGATGGAAACTCAGAAGATGTGTCGCACTCAAGTGCTGGCCAAAGCCACAGACCTTTCATGAAAAATCCACACAGAGCATCCCTACCGATTCTGTCAGAGGCTACTCCACCAGAATATGATTTAGACattaagaaaaaacaaCCTGATGTATCAATATTTAAAGATATTCCGTGGGAATCATTCAATGCGGAAGGTGCTGATGAGAACGATTTGTCTGTAGCAAACCAAAACTTCTACAACCCTGAAATAATCTCAAGCCCCAAGTCACCAAACGATAAGTTCATCAAACCTACCATGATATTATCAGATGCAAGTCTAGCTGAAGTTGAAATGATGAATAACAGCATAAAGAGTTTAAATACTAGCCTGGATATATCGATTCCTCCTGATGTACTTAACAAGGACCTGAAGGAATCCTGGCAAAATAGccaatcaagaaaaagTATTAGTGGAAGCTCAGGCAGACGTAGATCTTCTGCGGCACTATCGATGTCCAATTTTAACAATAACTTAcatttcaatatcaatgCTTCCAAATCCAatccaagaagaaaaagcaaGCCAAGTATAAGCCCTAACTCGTCATTACTATCAAGCAATATCGACAGAAACAATGATATCGATAAACCATTTGGATGTCACCTTTGCTCAAAGGCTTTCAAGAGAAGTGAACACTTGAAAAGACACGTTCGGTCCGTTCATTCTACTGACCGTCCATTCAGTTGTCATCTATGTGAGAAGAAATTTAGTAGAAGTGATAACCTTTCACAACACATTAAAACACATAAAAAGTCGGGAAGTACTTCCACAACTAAAGAATAA
- the CCS1 gene encoding copper chaperone CCS1 (CAGL0F06017g~Putative copper chaperone for superoxide dismutase Sod1p) — protein MTANADFYEATYAVPMHCTDCTDDIKKCLNGITGIKDLQFDISQQMMSVNSCVAPSVIINALRDCGRDAIIRGAGKPNSSAVAILETFEDVDLKKDTAVRGLARIVQVSDQKTLFDVTVNGVPFSGKYQAKIHSNGNISEGVKSTGDVYYKFEEPIECSDASDLDKSLYSGQNFVSAPLPIWDLIGRSFVIFREGEPAYDIAGVIARSAGVWENDKQVCACTGKTVWEERKDALKNNIK, from the coding sequence ATGACCGCTAACGCAGATTTTTATGAAGCCACTTATGCAGTGCCAATGCACTGCACGGACTGCACTGACGATATCAAGAAGTGTCTGAATGGCATAACCGGCATCAAGGACTTGCAGTTTGACATCAGCCAGCAAATGATGAGTGTGAACAGTTGTGTTGCGCCCAGTGTTATCATCAATGCGTTGCGTGACTGTGGCCGTGATGCTATTATCAGAGGCGCGGGTAAGCCTAACAGCTCTGCGGTGGCGATCCTGGAGACGTTTGAAGACGTTGACTTGAAGAAGGACACAGCTGTACGTGGGCTAGCTAGAATTGTGCAAGTTAGCGATCAGAAGACGCTATTCGACGTTACTGTGAATGGAGTACCTTTCTCCGGCAAGTACCAAGCGAAGATTCACTCCAATGGTAACATATCTGAAGGTGTCAAGAGCACCGGGGATGTCTACTACAAGTTCGAGGAACCGATCGAGTGCAGCGACGCCAGCGACCTCGACAAGAGTCTGTACAGTGGCCAGAACTTCGTCAGCGCACCGCTACCGATCTGGGACCTGATCGGCCGCAGCTTTGTCATTTTCAGAGAGGGCGAGCCCGCATACGACATCGCCGGTGTAATTGCCAGAAGCGCAGGCGTGTGGGAGAACGACAAGCAGGTGTGCGCCTGCACAGGCAAGACCGTCTGGGAAGAGAGAAAAGACGCTTTGAAGAACAACATCAAATAG